Proteins encoded by one window of Aspergillus chevalieri M1 DNA, chromosome 6, nearly complete sequence:
- a CDS encoding uncharacterized protein (COG:S;~EggNog:ENOG410PS8M): MPWDPEPVLNVAQYVTISRKWQHSVERFTMADIKKYSTDLDMFCQVFSSPRRRKLLRKLYYEIDLLTYSKNRIFCLERKRERRANNEAFNRGMKELLDNLSSWGTQGIDLTLTASSPMDPHRRSPELDSGLSRERWAFEDKHLNLDNAVSLPRLSCIEALTIPNGRRMLHHSAIGKIISSLPRLERLTLKLNTPKNKRAEMQNEHRIALANALESPSLSNLRTLNIYIEQDIPRNHNFRNQPDDPKYPDGDVLNIAIRRLMERTHLADLSLTGFWLVSPVLFDGKEIFPYLKKVKIEGALITYDGRWHYTGNPATVDADYEGAQDDAEGDDDGDVSDSNSSFNSELEDSLPEGREALLNGDVPNHMWRTQPDPQMFDPLMKTMATALLRMPQLQNFLFSIGWSYLDYHAIIFECLKPGEHPKCFRSPQRTVELNTTRCYVTLMFKARWEVPGDVANIWKEVVGDKGVVAVAPF; this comes from the exons ATGCCATGGGACCCCGAACCTGTTCTGAACGTCGCCCAATACGTGACCATCTCGCGCAAATGGCAACACTCTGTGGAGCGCTTTACAATGGCAGATATTAAGAAATACAGCACTGATTTGGACATGTTCTGCCAAGTATTCTCATCCCCGCGACGAAGAAAATTGCTGCGAAAGCTGTACTATGAAATTGATCTCCTGACCTACAGCAAGAATCGGATTTTCTGTCTTgaaagaaagagggaaagaagagcaaATAATGAAGCCTTTAATAGAGGCATGAAGGAGTTGTTAGATAACTTATCTTCCTGGGGAACACAGGGCATTGATTTGACACTTACTGCATCCTCCCCTATGGATCCTCATCGACGATCACCCGAGCTTGATTCTGGGTTGTCACGCGAGCGTTGGGCCTTCGAAGATAAACATCTTAATTTAGATAATGCGGTTTCTTTGCCACGATTGTCGTGTATCGAAGCCTTGACAATTCCAAATGGACGGCGCATGCTGCATCACTCAGCCATTGGGAAGATTATCTCATCACTACCCAGGCTGGAACGGTTGACCCTGAAATTAAACACACCCAAAAATAAACGGGCAGAAATGCAAAATGAACATAGAATAG CCCTTGCAAATGCCTTGGAGTCACCATCATTGAGTAATTTGCGAACATTGAATATCTATATCGAGCAAGACATCCCACGCAACCACAACTTCAGGAACCAACCTGATGATCCCAAATATCCGGATGGTGATGTTTTGAACATTGCCATTCGCAGATTGATGGAGAGAACTCACCTGGCGGATCTGAGTCTCACTGGGTTTTGGCTGGTCTCACCTGTGCTATTCGATGGAAAAGAAATCTTTCCATATCTTAAAAAAGTCAAGATAGAAGGAGCGCTCATCACTTATGATGGTCGATGGCACTACACGGGCAACCCCGCCACTGTTGATGCGGATTACGAAGGCGCTCAGGATGATGCAGaaggtgatgatgatggagatgTCTCTGACTCCAATTCTTCCTTCAATTCGGAGCTTGAGGACTCTCTGCCCGAAGGGAGAGAGGCCCTTCTGAATGGCGATGTTCCCAATCATATGTGGAGGACACAGCCAGATCCACAGATGTTTGATCCTCTTATGAAGACAATGGCTACTGCCTTACTTCGGATGCCTCAACTGCAGaatttcctcttctcgaTTGGGTGGAGCTATTTAGACTATCATGCGATCATATTCGAATGTTTGAAGCCTGGAGAGCATCCTAAATGTTTCCGATCTCCTCAAAGAACAGTTGAGTTGAATACCACCCGATGCTACGTAACACTTATGTTTAAAGCAAGGTGGGAGGTTCCTGGTGATGTTGCAAACATCTGGAAGGAAGTTGTGGGAGATAAAggtgttgttgctgttgcgcCTTTCTGA
- a CDS encoding uncharacterized protein (COG:G;~EggNog:ENOG410QDJB;~TransMembrane:1 (o28-49i)) — MICQASSIIASNIYREDDKPYYRRGNKILLAIVGWNVVMTVFIKCYYMWRNSSRDRKWNAMSDEAKDHYLKTTKEEGNKRLDFRFAH, encoded by the exons ATGATCTGCCAAGCGAGTTCGATTATTGCTTCGAAT ATCTATCGGGAAGATGATAAGCCGTACTATAGGCGCGGAAACAAGATTCTCCTCGCGATTGTCGGGTGGAACGTTGTGATGACAGTTTTCATCAAGTGCTATTACATGTGGCGGAACAGTTCGCGGGACCGTAAATGGAATGCGATGAGCGACGAGGCGAAGGATCATTACCTCAAGACGACAAAGGAGGAAGGAAATAAAAGACTCGACTTCCGGTTTGCCCACTAA
- a CDS encoding uncharacterized protein (COG:S;~EggNog:ENOG410PNWD;~SECRETED:SignalP(1-22);~TransMembrane:1 (n10-18c22/23o251-274i)), whose product MMKGYSPTNLFLFSLLFLGVKGIEVTPDSTCSSLCVDQPGASTNISDYDSSHTSTGDLVCKDSEFKGSKTTPKGRKWVQCLNCEASSPAENPGYQGDNETDVFWFLFNLRFNLAWCVFGYDYNNETNPAMDNCGQACNNLLQPLTDQLFTVSESDRYAFCTSDNSAFTNDAPTCRACLEKVQDAQMMGNFVKGLEVACDQQPAMGKALDLGFNLFEVNSSSTTTSSTPTSSATATSTGNSTNAGTSSGVKIGVGVGVGCGGAIVLVGALFWFFWRKRHQHDDQPASTDQKPVSADKATGKDQIYEVADNAARPELGSDRRWEVQELSA is encoded by the exons ATGATGAAAGGCTACTCGCCAACTAATTTATTCCTGTTTTCTCTTCTATTCTTGGGTGTCAAAGGCATTGAGGTGACTCCAGACTCTACCTGCTCTTCACTGTGTGTTGATCAACCCGGCGCGTCAACAAATATATCAGACTATGACTCCTCCCACACAAGTACAGGTGATCTGGTATGCAAGGATTCTGAATTCAAAGGTTCAAAAACCACGCCGAAAGGTCGCAAATGGGTCCAGTGCCTGAACTGTGAAGCGAGCAGCCCTGCAGAAAATCCTGGTTATCAAGGTGACAATGAGACGGATGTGTTTTGGTTCCTAT TCAACTTGAGGTTCAACCTCGCGTGGTGTGTTTTTGGATATGACTACAACAACGAGACAAACCCTGCCATGGATAATTGCGGCCAGGCTTGCAATAATCTATTGCAACCCTTGACAGATCAGCTTTTTACAGTCTCTGAAAGTGATCGCTATGCATTTTGTACAAGTGATAACTCAGCTTTCACAAACGACGCTCCGACCTGCAGAGCGTGTCTGGAAAAGGTGCAGGATGCCCAGATGATGGGTAACT TCGTCAAAGGGCTCGAAGTCGCCTGTGACCAGCAGCCCGCGATGGGTAAAGCGCTGGACCTAGGGTTCAATCTTTTCGAAGTCAACTCATCATCCACTACCACGTCAAGCACTCCCACAAGTAGCGCGACAGCCACAAGCACGGGAAATTCGACGAACGCAGGGACCAGCAGCGGAGTCAAGATAGGAGTTGGGGTGGGCGTTGGATGTGGGGGGGCGATAGTTCTGGTAGGGGCTTTATTTTGGTTTTTCTGGAGAAAACGCCATCAACATGACGACCAGCCTGCCTCAACAGACCAGAAGCCCGTATCTGCTGATAAGGCGACCGGGAAAGATCAGATTTACGAGGTGGCGGACAACGCTGCCAGGCCAGAACTTGGATCTGACAGGAGATGGGAGGTGCAGGAGTTGAGTGCCTAG
- a CDS encoding phosphoketolase family protein (COG:G;~EggNog:ENOG410PG6S;~InterPro:IPR018970,IPR019789,IPR029061,IPR018969, IPR019790,IPR005593,IPR023962,IPR009014;~PFAM:PF09364,PF03894,PF09363;~go_function: GO:0003824 - catalytic activity [Evidence IEA];~go_function: GO:0016832 - aldehyde-lyase activity [Evidence IEA];~go_process: GO:0005975 - carbohydrate metabolic process [Evidence IEA]) has translation MAPNQNNEDISAYGVARFTIKGNPLDAEQLHKMDVYFRTSLYLCLGMLYLRENPLLKEPLQLDHIKARLLGHWGSDAGQSFTWTHMNRLIKKYDLDVLFISGPGHGAPGILSQSYLEGVYSEIYPDKGENEEGMKKFFKQFSFPGGIGSHATPETPGSIHEGGELGYSISHAFGTVFDHPNLITLTMVGDGEAETGPLATSWHSNKFLNPVSDGAVLPVLHLNGYKINNPTVLARISHDELSSLLAGYGWTPYFIEGSDIESMHQAMAATLEHCILEIKKYQKEARKSRKAFRPHWPMIVLRSPKGWTAPRKLDNKLLEGFWRAHQIPITDVRTNFDHLKVLESWMKGYKVEEAFDSDGKLISELRDLAPTGTSRMSANLVGNGGLLRRPLDIPDFRQYAIKDVKPGISSAGSMVNMSKFLREIVAKNLTNFRVFGPDETESNKLGEVYKAGKKVWMGEYFEEDNDGGNLAVQGRVMEMLSEHTCEGWLEGYILSGRHGLLNSYEPFIHVIDSMVNQHCKWIEKCAEVEWRAKVASLNILLTATVWRQDHNGFTHQDPGFLDVVANKSPGVVRVYLPPDGNTLLSVVDHCLRSVNYVNVIVADKQDHLQFLNMHDAIAHCTKGLGIWSWASNDQGQEPDVVMASCGDVPTHEALAATALLRELLPSLRVRFVNVVDLFRLHSESNHPHGISDRQWASIFTEDKPIIFNFHSYPWLVHRLAYKRPGQHHLHVRGYNEKGNIDTPFELAIRNQTDRYSLAIAAIDRMPWLKNTASGIRDELVNLQIIARNEAYDTGIDPEHIRDWQWPYPK, from the coding sequence ATGGCACCAAACCAAAACAACGAAGATATCTCCGCTTATGGGGTGGCCCGTTTTACGATTAAGGGCAACCCCCTTGATGCTGAGCAGCTTCATAAGATGGATGTTTACTTTCGCACCAGTCTCTATCTCTGCTTGGGCATGCTCTATCTCCGCGAAAATCCTCTTCTGAAAGAGCCTCTCCAACTCGACCACATCAAAGCCAGATTATTGGGTCACTGGGGCTCTGATGCTGGCCAATCCTTCACATGGACCCATATGAACCGATTGATCAAAAAGTATGACCTCGATGTACTCTTCATCTCGGGCCCTGGCCATGGCGCCCCTGGTATCTTATCGCAGTCCTACCTTGAGGGTGTCTACTCAGAGATCTATCCTGATAAAGGCGAAAATGAGGAGGGAATGAAGAAATTCTTCAAACAGTTTTCATTTCCCGGTGGCATTGGCAGTCACGCAACGCCAGAGACTCCAGGTAGTATTCACGAAGGAGGCGAATTGGGATACTCtatttctcatgcttttgGAACTGTCTTCGACCATCCGAATCTGATTACCTTGACGATGGTTGGGGACGGAGAAGCCGAAACAGGGCCTCTGGCTACGAGCTGGCACAGCAACAAATTCCTCAATCCTGTCAGCGATGGTGCTGTTCTTCCGGTGCTTCATTTAAACGGATATAAGATTAACAACCCGACCGTTCTCGCCCGGATAAGCCATGATGAACTATCGTCTTTACTGGCCGGATACGGATGGACTCCGTACTTTATTGAGGGCAGCGATATCGAAAGCATGCATCAAGCCATGGCTGCTACTCTCGAACACTGCATTCTCGAGATTAAGAAGTACCAGAAAGAAGCACGAAAATCGAGGAAGGCTTTCCGTCCTCACTGGCCGATGATCGTCCTGCGCAGTCCCAAAGGCTGGACAGCTCCTCGTAAGCTGGACAACAAGTTACTTGAAGGGTTCTGGCGTGCTCATCAAATCCCCATCACCGATGTTCGCACCAATTTTGATCATCTAAAAGTGTTAGAATCTTGGATGAAGGGATACAAAGTGGAAGAAGCTTTTGACAGCGACGGAAAGTTGATTTCTGAGTTGAGGGACCTGGCACCGACTGGCACTTCAAGGATGAGCGCGAATCTAGTGGGAAACGGTGGTCTTCTCCGCAGGCCTTTGGATATACCTGATTTCAGGCAGTACGCGATCAAAGACGTCAAGCCAGGCATCTCTTCTGCTGGCAGTATGGTCAACATGTCTAAATTCCTCCGTGAAATCGTCGCCAAGAATCTCACCAACTTCCGCGTTTTCGGCCCTGATGAAACCGAGTCGAACAAGCTGGGAGAGGTTTACAAAGCCGGAAAGAAGGTATGGATGGGCGAATATTTTGAAGAAGATAATGACGGAGGAAATCTGGCAGTTCAGGGGAGGGTAATGGAGATGCTCAGTGAGCATACCTGCGAAGGCTGGTTGGAAGGTTACATTCTGTCTGGTCGGCATGGACTGTTGAATAGCTACGAGCCTTTCATTCACGTCATCGACTCGATGGTCAACCAGCACTGCAAATGGATCGAGAAATGCGCCGAGGTTGAATGGCGAGCCAAAGTGGCATCGCTGAATATCCTGCTTACTGCCACCGTCTGGCGGCAAGACCATAATGGCTTCACCCATCAGGACCCGGGATTCCTCGATGTCGTCGCAAACAAGAGCCCGGGCGTTGTTCGGGTTTATTTACCACCCGATGGAAACACGCTTCTCTCGGTGGTGGATCATTGTCTGCGTAGCGTCAACTACGTCAATGTCATTGTGGCCGACAAGCAGGATCATCTCCAATTCCTCAACATGCACGACGCCATCGCCCATTGTACAAAAGGCCTGGGAATCTGGTCTTGGGCCAGTAACGATCAAGGCCAGGAACCCGATGTGGTGATGGCCAGCTGTGGTGATGTTCCAACTCACGAGGCTCTGGCCGCCACAGCACTGCTGAGAGAACTACTCCCCAGTCTTCGCGTACGATTTGTCAATGTCGTCGATTTATTCAGGCTGCATTCCGAATCCAATCATCCCCATGGAATTTCCGATCGGCAATGGGCGTCTATTTTCACAGAGGACAAGCCGATTATTTTCAACTTCCACTCATATCCCTGGTTGGTTCATCGACTTGCCTACAAACGTCCTGGGCAACATCATCTCCATGTCCGGGGGTATAACGAAAAAGGCAATATAGATACACCGTTTGAGCTTGCCATTCGTAACCAAACCGATCGATACAGTCTAGCGATAGCGGCCATTGACCGCATGCCCTGGTTAAAGAATACTGCGTCTGGTATAAGGGATGAATTGGTCAATCTCCAGATTATCGCTCGGAACGAGGCATACGATACTGGTATAGATCCGGAACATATCAGGGACTGGCAATGGCCGTATCCAAAGTGA
- a CDS encoding uncharacterized protein (COG:G;~EggNog:ENOG410PKC4;~InterPro:IPR006045,IPR014710,IPR011051,IPR017774;~PFAM:PF07883,PF00190;~SECRETED:SignalP(1-18);~go_process: GO:0033609 - oxalate metabolic process [Evidence IEA]): MKSQSFVLVGLFLSSVLASPTASKNDQPINGQGKGAPILGGTNRALDLQNPDHLRTPSTDNGFVPNVKWSFSDSQTRLFPGGWSREQVIQDLPQSHDISGAQQHLKKGAIRELHWHRVAEWGFVYNGSLLLTGVDENGAFQTEKLNTGDIWYFPKGVAHNVQGLEDENEYLLAFDDGDFEKIGTTFMVDDWIAHTPRDILAKNFGVDPSVFDKSPSKFPYILNGTVSEDLKKQPLGTLKGNSSYVYHTYDHPSEPVPGQGGTFRKVDSTNFPISTTIAAAIVELEPKGLRELHWHPNAEEWLYFHKGNARATVFIGDSKARTFDFTAGDTGVFPDNSGHYIENTSDTEKVVYLELYKSDRVADISLAQWLALTPADTVANVLKVDIEVVKQIKKEKQIIVRG, from the exons ATGAAGTCGCAAAGCTTTGTGCTGGTTGGGCTCTTTCTCTCGTCTGTCCTTGCATCTCCCACTGCCTCCAAGAATGATCAGCCAATCAACGGACAGGGCAAAGGAGCTCCTATCCTGG GCGGAACCAACAGAGCCCTGGATCTCCAGAATCCCGACCACCTCCGTACCCCGAGCACCGATAACGGCTTCGTTCCCAACGTCAAATGGAGCTTTTCCGACTCCCAGACAAGACTTTTCCCAGGCGGCTGGTCTAGAGAGCAGGTCATTCAAGACCTTCCCCAAAGCCATGACATTTCCGGGGCTCAGCAGCATCTGAAGAAGGGTGCCATTCGGGAGTTGCATTGGCATAGAGTG GCTGAATGGGGCTTCGTTTACAACGGATCTCTTCTCCTCACTGGAGTTGACGAGAACGGCGCTTTTCAGACCGAGAAACTCAACACGGGGGATATCTGGTACTTCCCCAAGGGCGTTGCTCATAATGTCCAAGGCCTGGAAGATGAGAATGAGTACCTTCTCGCCTTCGATGATGGTGACTTTGAGAAAATCGG AACCACCTTCATGGTCGATGACTGGATTGCCCATACCCCTCGAGATATCCTCGCGAAGAACTTTGGCGTTGACCCCTCCGTCTTTGACAAGAGTCCATCAAAGTTCCCTTATATCCTCAACGGCACTGTCAGCGAGGATCTCAAGAAGCAACCACTAGGCACTTTGAAGGGCAACAGCTCGTATGTCTACCACACCTACGATCATCCTTCGGAGCCTGTCCCTGGACAAGGTGGTACTTTCCGGAAGGTTGATTCTACCAACTTTCccatctcgactacaattGCTGCTGCTATTGTGGAGCTTGAGCCCAAGGGTCTTCGCGAGCTTCACTGGCATCCTAAT GCGGAGGAATGGTTGTACTTCCACAAAGGAAACGCCCGCGCTACTGTTTTCATCGGCGACTCTAAAGCTCGCACCTTCGACTTTACGGCTGGTGATACTGGTGTTTTCCCTGATAACAGCGGTCACTATATCGAGAATACATCGGACACGGAGAAGGTGGTCTACCTCGAACTCTACAAGAGTGACCGCGTGGCCGATATCTCATTGGCACAGTGGCTTGCTCTTACCCCTGCTGACACCGTGGCCAACGTCCTGAAGGTGGACATTGAAGTTGTCAAGCAAATCAAGAAGGAAAAGCAGATTATTGTCAGGGGTTAA
- a CDS encoding uncharacterized protein (COG:S;~EggNog:ENOG410PKAS;~InterPro:IPR008826,IPR015943;~PFAM:PF05694;~SECRETED:SignalP(1-19);~go_function: GO:0005515 - protein binding [Evidence IEA];~go_function: GO:0008430 - selenium binding [Evidence IEA]) — MKSSLVPLASLAVLGECLSLPPLIPSIPGVTDVLTENAPPLPILQVPTPPLESPPFTPSDIKPKKIGYFWTGSGDKKHKDFLATYSLDDDTFGTLLWVTDVPSSGNDPHHLGPSLDGKTLVGGGLLSLLKTQDTAFYFDTSNPYRPKFKKSNRALLASIADEIRAKPDGGFYITYMGSALGTSPGRLIETDENFDIIHEWPEDVESTLNILGEQHSPHGLSIDWEKKLILTSDFVEPISILKPSPGVRHADTLRLWDLDTKKILNTITIPDGGGIQDVKFIPGNPESAALATAVHLGQVWIIYPLRKDANGKQGTAELLYDLGPKARDTVAIYTDITQDGRFIYLTLTTANHIAALDISDLSNVKRLDDPDEEQPTVGPHYIKVTPDQKHLVVTDYFVQTGDIGIINTPADFKALYIDINDDGSLSFNRTIDFSKEFPERGGAKPHSSVVFDLTDPENPYYY; from the exons ATGAAGTCCTCTCTCGTGCCTCTCGCGTCTCTGGCTGTCCTGGGGGAATgtctttctctccctcctcttATTCCCAGCATTCCGGGAGTCACGGATGTTCTGACCGAGAATGCCCCTCCTTTGCCGATTTTGCAAGTGCCGACTCCCCCGCTTGAGAGTCCTCCATTTACTCCGAGTGACATCAAGCCCAAGAAGATCGGTTACTTCTGGACTGGCTCGGGTGATAAGAAGCACAAGG ACTTCCTTGCTACCTACAGTCTTGATGAT GACACCTTCGGCACGCTCCTCTGGGTGACTGATGTTCCGTCAAGCGGTAACGATCCCCACCACCTTGGCCCGTCTCTTGATGGCAAGACCTTGGTTGGCGGTGGACTGCTGTCCCTGCTTAAGACCCAG GATACCGCGTTTTACTTCGACACGTCCAACCCCTACCGCCCCAAGTTCAAGAAGAGCAATCGTGCCCTTCTGGCCTCCATCGCAGACGAGATCCGTGCGAAACCTGATGGAGGCTTCTACATTACCTACATGGGCTCTGCCCTAGGTACCTCTCCCGGACGTCTGATCGAGACTGATGAGAACTTTGATATCATCCACGAGTGGCCCGAAGATGTGGAGAGCACTCTTAACATCCTTGGCGAGCAACACTCTCCTCACGGCCTGAGCATCGACtgggagaagaagctcatCCTTACTTCGGACTTTGTGGAGCCGATCAGTATCCTGAAGCCCAGTCCTGGGGTTCGACATGCTGATACGCTTCGTCTGTGGGATCTTGACACGAAGAAGATTCTTAATACTATTACCATTCCTGAT GGCGGTGGTATCCAAGATGTCAAGTTCATTCCTGGAAACCCAGAGTCAGCTGCTCTCGCTACTGCTGTCCATCTCGGGCAGGTGTGGATTATCTATCCTCTCCGCAAAGACGCCAACGGAAAACAGGGCACAGCAGAGCTGCTCTACGATCTCGGTCCCAAGGCTCGTGACACTGTCGCCATTTA CACCGACATCACCCAAGACGGCCGCTTCATCTACCTCACCCTGACGACCGCGAACCACATCGCCGCTCTCGACATCAGCGACCTCAGCAACGTCAAGCGTCTAGACGATCCCGATGAGGAGCAGCCCACAGTTGGTCCTCACTACATCAAAGTCACGCCGGACCAGAAGCACCTCGTCGTAACCGACTACTTCGTGCAGACCGGAGACATTGGTATCATTAACACGCCGGCTGATTTTAAGGCGCTGTACATTGATATCAACGATGATGGAAGCTTGAGCTTCAACCGGACCATTGATTTCAGCAAGGAGTTCCCGGAGCGTGGTGGTGCTAAGCCGCACTCTAGTGTTGTTTTCGATCTGACTGATCCAGAAAACCCTTACTATTACTAG